From the genome of Bombus huntii isolate Logan2020A chromosome 14, iyBomHunt1.1, whole genome shotgun sequence, one region includes:
- the LOC126873230 gene encoding gamma-tubulin complex component 6 isoform X2 encodes MNVQEYVCANDKISDRYNDDVYGLVTQLSRNILQAYRSSHRNVQFTYDHDIKIIKHLRIKAFEILLKKCDRLIPSQDYEALQKIDPLLELQKHAFALKLKLNHSYNARMLEHLLENLEEFPCGELPVFSILQLLMQLKNCNINPEPLTNIFYFDKANPAFPEITYNNNKIPPFQIYPMECFISSDKFEATLERYPVKRIAPTNIMNEFNFLDNSIKSKAIVGVESIDMSTTCDFMSNHIFDKISSHMLLYPNQQYTINSELNIHILQNNMIGSKCENICSFPLEKGDTTNYLYLPFMQTNTDENGSIIDTWKVLDQSVSNESNNTMNVWSHIWDQISVTNTLPTVNHQTWECFGEIQSIKELMFITDTPIAAIHLEKVKQMNDLFIISEELMNSSLLLEQVSTKEFICDVKSMLLGIESNSFEYRCATGFILRRNISVYGISPESIKKICQEAINWGNCFKFLWNLITHKSQGNKLPQEGLIFKALCTNIKELLLYYQAALIRIFTHEKESEGVLKIFQKVRSVAKLITKVAKVCEPYKENQYMSREGSSILTRIYNEAIKVTDAKIALVFYSLLKSCCEVYFRFLQKWIFEGICDDIYGEFMIKTRPQYLRNRSHKFWTKSFSICNDEVPGFLNDLAESILQCGKTVRLLRTCDSKNPVCRVCVTEQPEIKVCLSIMSLHEQSSRYREYEKKGQAALGSILSLSTAILNQKQLEKEMSKITILSERDTLLKLRDKEEPGDTVTTVTRVKQNILTSPQEQVLTNNLQSNKAEEIELSNKIQLEIEQDKEESRIKERSKSLERTIVWNYYEGLANDINKRCIRSQWRKKRMKLYNERVDTLSRANQESRNEFLKKTEGHNCAITSDFFLIETPISLEDENKNYTNTSYQTSNVMSIPSTQINQDSRQSSSLENYAHKRIITNNNEKHEFHNFEHLEKLNTNPTSKVSSNKNTTNKQMNEILECLLVHRTQSSVTERPTLLNVMKIDNITESQIDGVCMRPLDYNMTPNNNELDIRQIEFTSVTHETNETDTRCSQIIAITNKETDLETPMSCTTDNFTTSSVQSPISTYNLEDPSPSEISSTIISSSSTQLITKSSLAMKGDSTFSDLFELARDEKSNNASSVAPLSITDVEIIDHISLQAYLEKSIRIPLNVQSRLVNNAIIKYFLKENNLLSHLHSLRSYFFLLNGEFAKSLTDSLYSRLYEISIPIELFNSATLTNLLERALVNSFNNVYINSELLNLSATDTPAQLHISDPAALDCLTLNYKINWPLNIILDETVMQQYSKVFKFLITSGRVSWVLQEDFNIMKRERKAITSEQYHKLQLYRHSMTQFMNALHNYLTCSVLHASWAEFEKDLEHSLTVDQIYMAHVNYIKRILSRCMLNSRGEKVRVCLTNIFKVILKFHNRIRSQNWVMKSTGYVHPNFKKLEQMYQAFFELRAYMSHVAFKLATSGYQPHLMHFLNALNINPLYDLTAKSCRNTVGSTEP; translated from the exons ATGAACGTTCAAGAATACGTTTGTGCCAATGACAAAATCAGTGACCGTTATAACGACGATGTTTATGGTCTCGTAACTCAATTGAGTAGGAACATATTACAGGCATATCGATCCTCCCACCGAAATGTACAGTTTACTTATGATCATgatatcaaaataattaaacaccTTCGAATCAAAGCTTTTGAAATATTACTGAAAAAATGTGATCGTTTGATCCCTAGCCAAG ATTATGAAGCACTTCAAAAAATAGATCCACTTTTAGAACTACAAAAGCATGCTTTTgcattgaaattgaaattaaaccATTCGTACAATGCTAGGATGTTAGAACATTTGTTGGAAAATCTTGAAGAATTCCCATGTGGTGAACTACCAGTATTTTCTATTTTGCAGCTActaatgcaattaaaaaattgtaacattAATCCTGAGCCATTAACG aatatattttatttcgacaAAGCAAATCCTGCTTTTCCTGAAATCacatacaataataataaaataccgCCATTCCAAATATACCCAATGGAATGTTTCATATCATCGGATAAATTTGAAGCAACACTCGAAAGATATCCAGTTAAAAGAATTGCACCTACAAATATTATGAatgaattcaattttttagATAATTCAATAAAGTCCAAAGCCATAGTTGGGGTTGAATCCATTga CATGTCTACTACATGTGATTTTATGTCCAAtcatatatttgataaaatatcatCACATATGCTTTTATATCCAAACCAACAGTATACAATAAATTCAGAgcttaatatacatattttacaaaataatatg ATTGGAAGCAAATGCGAAAATATATGCAGCTTTCCTTTGGAAAAAGGAGACACAACAAATTATTTGTATCTCCCTTTTATGCAGACAAATACAGATGAAAACGGAAGTATTATAGATACATGGAAAGTTTTAGATCAAAGTGTTAGCAATGAATCAAATAATACTATGAACGTTTGGAGTCATATATGGGATCAAATCAGTGTTACTAATACTCTACCAACTGTAAATCATCAAACATGGGAATGCTTTGGAGAGATACAATCTATTAAAGAATTGATGTTTATAACAGATACTCCAATTGCAGCAATACATCTAGAAAAAGTTAAGCAAATgaatgatttatttataatctCGGAAGAA TTAATGAATTCTTCGCTTCTTTTGGAACAAGTGTCAACCAAAGAATTTATATGTGATGTAAAATCAATGTTGCTGGGAATAGAATCAAATTCCTTTGAGTATAGATGTGCT aCAGGATTTATCTTACGAAGAAACATTAGTGTATATGGTATAAGTCCAGAATCAATAAAGAAGATTTGTCAGGAAGCTATTAATTGGGGTAATTGTTTTAAATTCTTGTGGAATCTAATTACGCACAAATCACAAGGTAACAAATTACCACAAGAAGGACTAATATTTAAG gCTCTATGTACAAATATCAAAGAATTATTGCTTTACTATCAAGCAGCACTAATAAGAATTTTTACACATGAAAAAGAATCAGAGGgagtattaaaaatatttcaaaaagtacGTTCTGTGGCTAAATTAATCACTAAAGTTGCTAAAGTTTGTGAACCTTACAAAGAAAATCAGTACATGTCCCGAGAAGGAAGTAGCATTCTTACTAGAATTTATAATGAAGCAATTAAAGTGACAGATGCCAAAATTGCTTTGgtattttattcattattaAAATCTTGCTGTGAAGTTTATTTTCG ATTTTTACAGAAATGGATATTTGAAGGTATATGCGACGATATATATGGAGAATTTATGATAAAAACGCGTCCACAATATTTACGTAATAGAAGTCATAAATTTTGGACAAAAAGTTTTAGCATTTGCAATGATGAGGTGCCAGGTTTTTTGAATGATCTAGCTGAATCAATACTTCAATGTGGCAAAACAGTAAGACTTCTAAGAACTTGCGACTCCAAA AATCCAGTATGCCGTGTCTGTGTAACTGAGCAACCAGAAATAAAAGTTTGCTTAAGCATAATGTCGTTACACGAGCAGTCATCAAGATATCGAGAATATGAAAAGAAAGGTCAAGCTGCACTTGGTTCGATACTTTCTCTTTCCACAGCTATCTTAAACCAGAAGCagttagaaaaagaaatgtcAAAAATAACTATACTTTCAGAACGTGATACATTATTGAAACTTCGTG ACAAGGAAGAACCAGGGGACACAGTAACAACAGTAACACGagtaaaacaaaatattttaacaagtCCACAAGAACAAGTACTTACAAATAACTTACAATCAAATAAGGCTGAAGAAATTGAGTTATCAAACAAGATACAATTAGAAATCGAACaagataaagaagaaagtaGAATAAAGGAAAGATCGAAATCCTTAGAAcg AACAATTGTTTGGAATTATTATGAAGGTTTAGctaatgatattaataaacGATGTATTCGTTCACAATGGCggaagaaaagaatgaaattgtATAATGAAAGAGTGGATACATTAAGTAGAGCAAACCAAGAATCAAGGAACGAGTTTTTAAAAAAAACTGAAGGACATAATTGTGCAATAACttcagatttttttttaattgaaactcCAATCTCACTTGAAGATGAAAATAAGAATTATACGAATACATCTTATCAAACATCAAATGTAATGTCAATACCGTCTACTCAAATTAATCAAGATTCAAGGCAAAGTTCTTCACTTGAAAATTATGCACATAAGAGAATAATAACCAACAATAATGAGAAACACGAATTTCATAATTTCGAACATCTAGAAAAACTAAATACGAATCCGACCTCAAAAGTTTcgtcaaataaaaatacaacaaATAAGCAAATGAATGAGATTTTAGAATGCCTATTAGTTCATCGCACACAGTCATCAGTAACAGAAAGACCCACTCTTTTAAACGTTATGAAAATCGATAATATTACAGAATCTCAAATTGACGGCGTATGCATGCGACCATTAGATTATAATATGACGCCAAATAACAACGAACTTGATATACGTCAAATCGAATTTACCTCTGTTACGCATGAAACAAATGAAACGGATACTCGTTGCTCTCAAATTATAGCCATCACAAATAAAGAAACTGACTTAGAAACACCGATGTCATGTACAACGGATAATTTTACTACTTCATCAGTACAGAGCCCCATTTCAACATATAATTTAGAAGACCCATCTCCTTCGGAAATTTCATCTACAATAATATCATCGAGTTCGACTCAGTTAATTACGAAATCATCTCTTGCCATGAAAGGAGATTCAACATTTTCTGATTTATTTGAATTGGCTCGCGATGAAAAAAGTAATAATGCATCGTCAGTAGCTCCTTTGAGTATTACCGATGTCGAGATAATTGATCATATTTCTCTTCAGGCCTATTTAGAAAAGTCGATTCGTATTCCTCTCAACGTACAGAGCCGTCTCGTTAACAATGCTATTATCAAATACTTTTTGAAAGAAAACAACTTGCTCTCACATTTGCATAGTTTACGTAGTTATTTCTTTTTGCTAAATGGGGAATTTGCAAAGAGCTTAACAGATTCCCTGTATTCTCGTTTATATGAAATCTCAATACCTATCGAACTATTTAATTCCGCTACTTTGACTAATCTTCTAGAACGAGCACTCGTTAATTCGTTTAACAATGTTTATATTAATTCGGAACTTCTCAATCTCTCAGCAACGGACACACCAGCTCAATTACAC ATATCAGATCCAGCTGCATTGGATTGTCTTACTCTCAACTATAAGATAAATTGGCCACTTAATATTATACTTGATGAGACAGTCATGCAACAATACAGTaaagtatttaaatttctaataacAAGCGGTCGAGTTTCATGGGTGTTGCAAGAGGActttaatattatgaaaagAGAACGAAAAGCAATTACATCAGAACAGTATCATAAG CTGCAGTTATATAGGCATTCAATGACACAATTTATGAATGCGTTGCATAATTATCTAACGTGTAGCGTGTTACACGCAAGTTGGGCTGAATTTGAAAAAGATCTGGAACATTCTTTAACTGTAGATCAAATTTATATGGCACATGTAAACTATATAAAACGCATATTATCAAG ATGTATGCTGAATAGTCGTGGAGAAAAAGTACGCGTATGTTTAACCAATATATTTAAAgtcattttgaaatttcataacAGAATAAGATCTCAAAACTGGGTAATGAAATCTACAGGATACGTACATCCTAATTTTAAAAAACTGGAACAAATGTATCAAGCATTCTTTGAGTTACGAGCATATATGTCGCACGTTGCGTTTAAGTTAGCCACTAGCGGATACCAACCGCATTTAATGCATTTCCTAAATGCTCTTAATATAAATCCACTGTATGATTTAACCGCTAAAAGTTGTCGTAACACTGTAGGCTCTACAGAGCCTTAA
- the LOC126873230 gene encoding gamma-tubulin complex component 6 isoform X1, translated as MNVQEYVCANDKISDRYNDDVYGLVTQLSRNILQAYRSSHRNVQFTYDHDIKIIKHLRIKAFEILLKKCDRLIPSQDYEALQKIDPLLELQKHAFALKLKLNHSYNARMLEHLLENLEEFPCGELPVFSILQLLMQLKNCNINPEPLTNIFYFDKANPAFPEITYNNNKIPPFQIYPMECFISSDKFEATLERYPVKRIAPTNIMNEFNFLDNSIKSKAIVGVESIDMSTTCDFMSNHIFDKISSHMLLYPNQQYTINSELNIHILQNNMIGSKCENICSFPLEKGDTTNYLYLPFMQTNTDENGSIIDTWKVLDQSVSNESNNTMNVWSHIWDQISVTNTLPTVNHQTWECFGEIQSIKELMFITDTPIAAIHLEKVKQMNDLFIISEELMNSSLLLEQVSTKEFICDVKSMLLGIESNSFEYRCATGFILRRNISVYGISPESIKKICQEAINWGNCFKFLWNLITHKSQGNKLPQEGLIFKALCTNIKELLLYYQAALIRIFTHEKESEGVLKIFQKVRSVAKLITKVAKVCEPYKENQYMSREGSSILTRIYNEAIKVTDAKIALVFYSLLKSCCEVYFRFLQKWIFEGICDDIYGEFMIKTRPQYLRNRSHKFWTKSFSICNDEVPGFLNDLAESILQCGKTVRLLRTCDSKNPVCRVCVTEQPEIKVCLSIMSLHEQSSRYREYEKKGQAALGSILSLSTAILNQKQLEKEMSKITILSERDTLLKLREDKEEPGDTVTTVTRVKQNILTSPQEQVLTNNLQSNKAEEIELSNKIQLEIEQDKEESRIKERSKSLERTIVWNYYEGLANDINKRCIRSQWRKKRMKLYNERVDTLSRANQESRNEFLKKTEGHNCAITSDFFLIETPISLEDENKNYTNTSYQTSNVMSIPSTQINQDSRQSSSLENYAHKRIITNNNEKHEFHNFEHLEKLNTNPTSKVSSNKNTTNKQMNEILECLLVHRTQSSVTERPTLLNVMKIDNITESQIDGVCMRPLDYNMTPNNNELDIRQIEFTSVTHETNETDTRCSQIIAITNKETDLETPMSCTTDNFTTSSVQSPISTYNLEDPSPSEISSTIISSSSTQLITKSSLAMKGDSTFSDLFELARDEKSNNASSVAPLSITDVEIIDHISLQAYLEKSIRIPLNVQSRLVNNAIIKYFLKENNLLSHLHSLRSYFFLLNGEFAKSLTDSLYSRLYEISIPIELFNSATLTNLLERALVNSFNNVYINSELLNLSATDTPAQLHISDPAALDCLTLNYKINWPLNIILDETVMQQYSKVFKFLITSGRVSWVLQEDFNIMKRERKAITSEQYHKLQLYRHSMTQFMNALHNYLTCSVLHASWAEFEKDLEHSLTVDQIYMAHVNYIKRILSRCMLNSRGEKVRVCLTNIFKVILKFHNRIRSQNWVMKSTGYVHPNFKKLEQMYQAFFELRAYMSHVAFKLATSGYQPHLMHFLNALNINPLYDLTAKSCRNTVGSTEP; from the exons ATGAACGTTCAAGAATACGTTTGTGCCAATGACAAAATCAGTGACCGTTATAACGACGATGTTTATGGTCTCGTAACTCAATTGAGTAGGAACATATTACAGGCATATCGATCCTCCCACCGAAATGTACAGTTTACTTATGATCATgatatcaaaataattaaacaccTTCGAATCAAAGCTTTTGAAATATTACTGAAAAAATGTGATCGTTTGATCCCTAGCCAAG ATTATGAAGCACTTCAAAAAATAGATCCACTTTTAGAACTACAAAAGCATGCTTTTgcattgaaattgaaattaaaccATTCGTACAATGCTAGGATGTTAGAACATTTGTTGGAAAATCTTGAAGAATTCCCATGTGGTGAACTACCAGTATTTTCTATTTTGCAGCTActaatgcaattaaaaaattgtaacattAATCCTGAGCCATTAACG aatatattttatttcgacaAAGCAAATCCTGCTTTTCCTGAAATCacatacaataataataaaataccgCCATTCCAAATATACCCAATGGAATGTTTCATATCATCGGATAAATTTGAAGCAACACTCGAAAGATATCCAGTTAAAAGAATTGCACCTACAAATATTATGAatgaattcaattttttagATAATTCAATAAAGTCCAAAGCCATAGTTGGGGTTGAATCCATTga CATGTCTACTACATGTGATTTTATGTCCAAtcatatatttgataaaatatcatCACATATGCTTTTATATCCAAACCAACAGTATACAATAAATTCAGAgcttaatatacatattttacaaaataatatg ATTGGAAGCAAATGCGAAAATATATGCAGCTTTCCTTTGGAAAAAGGAGACACAACAAATTATTTGTATCTCCCTTTTATGCAGACAAATACAGATGAAAACGGAAGTATTATAGATACATGGAAAGTTTTAGATCAAAGTGTTAGCAATGAATCAAATAATACTATGAACGTTTGGAGTCATATATGGGATCAAATCAGTGTTACTAATACTCTACCAACTGTAAATCATCAAACATGGGAATGCTTTGGAGAGATACAATCTATTAAAGAATTGATGTTTATAACAGATACTCCAATTGCAGCAATACATCTAGAAAAAGTTAAGCAAATgaatgatttatttataatctCGGAAGAA TTAATGAATTCTTCGCTTCTTTTGGAACAAGTGTCAACCAAAGAATTTATATGTGATGTAAAATCAATGTTGCTGGGAATAGAATCAAATTCCTTTGAGTATAGATGTGCT aCAGGATTTATCTTACGAAGAAACATTAGTGTATATGGTATAAGTCCAGAATCAATAAAGAAGATTTGTCAGGAAGCTATTAATTGGGGTAATTGTTTTAAATTCTTGTGGAATCTAATTACGCACAAATCACAAGGTAACAAATTACCACAAGAAGGACTAATATTTAAG gCTCTATGTACAAATATCAAAGAATTATTGCTTTACTATCAAGCAGCACTAATAAGAATTTTTACACATGAAAAAGAATCAGAGGgagtattaaaaatatttcaaaaagtacGTTCTGTGGCTAAATTAATCACTAAAGTTGCTAAAGTTTGTGAACCTTACAAAGAAAATCAGTACATGTCCCGAGAAGGAAGTAGCATTCTTACTAGAATTTATAATGAAGCAATTAAAGTGACAGATGCCAAAATTGCTTTGgtattttattcattattaAAATCTTGCTGTGAAGTTTATTTTCG ATTTTTACAGAAATGGATATTTGAAGGTATATGCGACGATATATATGGAGAATTTATGATAAAAACGCGTCCACAATATTTACGTAATAGAAGTCATAAATTTTGGACAAAAAGTTTTAGCATTTGCAATGATGAGGTGCCAGGTTTTTTGAATGATCTAGCTGAATCAATACTTCAATGTGGCAAAACAGTAAGACTTCTAAGAACTTGCGACTCCAAA AATCCAGTATGCCGTGTCTGTGTAACTGAGCAACCAGAAATAAAAGTTTGCTTAAGCATAATGTCGTTACACGAGCAGTCATCAAGATATCGAGAATATGAAAAGAAAGGTCAAGCTGCACTTGGTTCGATACTTTCTCTTTCCACAGCTATCTTAAACCAGAAGCagttagaaaaagaaatgtcAAAAATAACTATACTTTCAGAACGTGATACATTATTGAAACTTCGTG AAGACAAGGAAGAACCAGGGGACACAGTAACAACAGTAACACGagtaaaacaaaatattttaacaagtCCACAAGAACAAGTACTTACAAATAACTTACAATCAAATAAGGCTGAAGAAATTGAGTTATCAAACAAGATACAATTAGAAATCGAACaagataaagaagaaagtaGAATAAAGGAAAGATCGAAATCCTTAGAAcg AACAATTGTTTGGAATTATTATGAAGGTTTAGctaatgatattaataaacGATGTATTCGTTCACAATGGCggaagaaaagaatgaaattgtATAATGAAAGAGTGGATACATTAAGTAGAGCAAACCAAGAATCAAGGAACGAGTTTTTAAAAAAAACTGAAGGACATAATTGTGCAATAACttcagatttttttttaattgaaactcCAATCTCACTTGAAGATGAAAATAAGAATTATACGAATACATCTTATCAAACATCAAATGTAATGTCAATACCGTCTACTCAAATTAATCAAGATTCAAGGCAAAGTTCTTCACTTGAAAATTATGCACATAAGAGAATAATAACCAACAATAATGAGAAACACGAATTTCATAATTTCGAACATCTAGAAAAACTAAATACGAATCCGACCTCAAAAGTTTcgtcaaataaaaatacaacaaATAAGCAAATGAATGAGATTTTAGAATGCCTATTAGTTCATCGCACACAGTCATCAGTAACAGAAAGACCCACTCTTTTAAACGTTATGAAAATCGATAATATTACAGAATCTCAAATTGACGGCGTATGCATGCGACCATTAGATTATAATATGACGCCAAATAACAACGAACTTGATATACGTCAAATCGAATTTACCTCTGTTACGCATGAAACAAATGAAACGGATACTCGTTGCTCTCAAATTATAGCCATCACAAATAAAGAAACTGACTTAGAAACACCGATGTCATGTACAACGGATAATTTTACTACTTCATCAGTACAGAGCCCCATTTCAACATATAATTTAGAAGACCCATCTCCTTCGGAAATTTCATCTACAATAATATCATCGAGTTCGACTCAGTTAATTACGAAATCATCTCTTGCCATGAAAGGAGATTCAACATTTTCTGATTTATTTGAATTGGCTCGCGATGAAAAAAGTAATAATGCATCGTCAGTAGCTCCTTTGAGTATTACCGATGTCGAGATAATTGATCATATTTCTCTTCAGGCCTATTTAGAAAAGTCGATTCGTATTCCTCTCAACGTACAGAGCCGTCTCGTTAACAATGCTATTATCAAATACTTTTTGAAAGAAAACAACTTGCTCTCACATTTGCATAGTTTACGTAGTTATTTCTTTTTGCTAAATGGGGAATTTGCAAAGAGCTTAACAGATTCCCTGTATTCTCGTTTATATGAAATCTCAATACCTATCGAACTATTTAATTCCGCTACTTTGACTAATCTTCTAGAACGAGCACTCGTTAATTCGTTTAACAATGTTTATATTAATTCGGAACTTCTCAATCTCTCAGCAACGGACACACCAGCTCAATTACAC ATATCAGATCCAGCTGCATTGGATTGTCTTACTCTCAACTATAAGATAAATTGGCCACTTAATATTATACTTGATGAGACAGTCATGCAACAATACAGTaaagtatttaaatttctaataacAAGCGGTCGAGTTTCATGGGTGTTGCAAGAGGActttaatattatgaaaagAGAACGAAAAGCAATTACATCAGAACAGTATCATAAG CTGCAGTTATATAGGCATTCAATGACACAATTTATGAATGCGTTGCATAATTATCTAACGTGTAGCGTGTTACACGCAAGTTGGGCTGAATTTGAAAAAGATCTGGAACATTCTTTAACTGTAGATCAAATTTATATGGCACATGTAAACTATATAAAACGCATATTATCAAG ATGTATGCTGAATAGTCGTGGAGAAAAAGTACGCGTATGTTTAACCAATATATTTAAAgtcattttgaaatttcataacAGAATAAGATCTCAAAACTGGGTAATGAAATCTACAGGATACGTACATCCTAATTTTAAAAAACTGGAACAAATGTATCAAGCATTCTTTGAGTTACGAGCATATATGTCGCACGTTGCGTTTAAGTTAGCCACTAGCGGATACCAACCGCATTTAATGCATTTCCTAAATGCTCTTAATATAAATCCACTGTATGATTTAACCGCTAAAAGTTGTCGTAACACTGTAGGCTCTACAGAGCCTTAA